From a single Miscanthus floridulus cultivar M001 chromosome 8, ASM1932011v1, whole genome shotgun sequence genomic region:
- the LOC136471804 gene encoding cysteine-rich receptor-like protein kinase 15 isoform X1, giving the protein MPSSPSRGSALLFFLAMVASLFTVVLSTDSKWTWFDCQSSSVAAASSTNSTFWSNVVALLDELPSAAVPTGVASLSRGNGTDRAFVRGICRGDSTAAQCATYVQNAALGIRSRCNTTRRAAIWYDDGSAVANPAPMFCFVSYADTNASTAYEDAYRQEFQNGAVVSNTVTFETTYNTLMSRLARQVVDGSATSSTAPMFATGAAVYDSTAPNGTMYGLLQCMRDRTAAECRKCLNDSVQRLPSCCSGHRGGLVLGYNCYLRMEVYPYYDLALDGTPLLAPAPAPSTFVGESRPGKKTFGATLPVALAVGTVLAAAVVVVGVFLYKRNKANQKQNPQDNSSSKEEDIGYFESEQLNLVVIRAATNNFSEENKLGEGGFGEVFKGTLQDGEEIAVKRLSKNSSQGFHELKNELVLAAKLKHRNLVQLLGVCLQEEKMLIYEYMPNRSLDTFLLDPVRRQQLDWSKRFAIICGIARGLLYLHDESRLKVIHRDLKPSNVLLDADMNPKISDFGIARAFHGDQSRDITRRPVGTLGYMAPEYAYWGHVSSKSDMFSFGVIILEMVTGRRNNSAYDSEIDSVSVLSHVWDKWRTGSTADVVDPLLAESGYPEGEVLNCIEVGLLCVQENPADRPDASAVVLMLSSPTSTSDDRRAPSRPAFAFSSGITAAASYDGPRAASWSSDSVLISNQQQLVAAVSENEMSISELQPR; this is encoded by the exons ATGCCGTCGTCTCCATCCCGTGGCTCTGCCCTGCTCTTCTTCCTTGCCATGGTGGCGAGCCTCTTCACCGTCGTGCTATCCACGGACAGCAAGTGGACCTGGTTCGACTGCCAATCGTCGTCGGTGGCGGCCGCTTCTTCCACCAATAGCACGTTCTGGTCCAACGTCGTCGCGCTGCTGGACGAGCTCCCGTCGGCCGCGGTGCCCACGGGCGTCGCCTCCCTGTCCCGAGGCAACGGCACTGACCGCGCCTTTGTCCGCGGAATCTGCCGCGGCGACTCCACGGCAGCTCAGTGCGCCACGTACGTCCAGAACGCCGCGCTCGGCATCAGGAGCCGCTGCAATACCACCCGTCGCGCAGCCATCTGGTACGACGACGGCTCCGCTGTGGCAAATCCGGCGCCGATGTTCTGCTTCGTCAGCTACGCCGACACCAACGCGTCCACGGCCTACGAGGACGCGTACCGGCAGGAGTTCCAGAACGGCGCTGTGGTCTCCAACACGGTTACCTTCGAGACAACTTACAACACGCTCATGAGTAGGCTCGCCAGGCAAGTCGTCGATGGCTCCGCCACGTCATCGACGGCGCCCATGTTCGCAACAGGGGCGGCAGTGTATGATTCCACTGCACCCAATGGCACCATGTATGGGCTCCTGCAGTGCATGAGGGATCGGACGGCGGCGGAGTGCCGCAAGTGCTTGAATGACTCGGTGCAGCGGCTGCCGTCATGTTGCAGTGGTCACAGGGGCGGGCTTGTGCTCGGCTACAACTGCTACCTGCGCATGGAGGTCTACCCCTACTATGATCTGGCCCTCGATGGGACACCGCTTctagctccagctccagctccctCGACCTTCGTCGGAGAAAGTCGGCCAG GAAAAAAGACGTTCGGCGCGACTCTCCCGGTCGCGCTCGCTGTTGGAACGGTGCTAGCCGCCGCAGTCGTCGTCGTTGGTGTCTTCCTGTACAAACGAAATAAGGCCAACCAGAAGCAAAATCCACAAG ACAACAGTAGTAGCAAAGAAGAGGACATTGGATATTTTGAGTCCGAGCAACTTAATCTAGTTGTGATAAGAGCTGCAACAAACAATTTCTCGGAGGAAAACAAACTTGGAGAGGGAGGTTTTGGAGAAGTGTTCAAG GGTACATTACAGGACGGGGAAGAGATAGCTGTGAAGAGGCTTTCAAAGAATTCCTCACAGGGTTTCCACGAGCTTAAGAATGAACTCGTGCTGGCTGCCAAGCTCAAGCACAGGAACCTGGTGCAGCTCCTGGGGGTGTGCCTGCAAGAAGAGAAGATGCTCATCTATGAGTACATGCCCAACAGAAGCTTAGATACCTTCCTTCTTG ATCCAGTGAGACGGCAGCAGCTGGATTGGAGCAAGAGGTTTGCCATCATCTGTGGTATTGCACGGGGACTTCTCTACCTCCACGATGAGTCCCGCCTGAAGGTCATCCACAGAGATTTAAAGCCGAGCAATGTGTTGCTTGATGCGGATATGAACCCTAAAATTTCAGACTTTGGCATCGCTAGAGCTTTCCATGGAGACCAGTCTAGGGATATAACAAGACGACCTGTCGGAACCCT CGGGTACATGGCTCCAGAGTATGCCTACTGGGGGCATGTCTCCTCCAAGTCAGATATGTTCAGCTTCGGTGTTATAATCCTGGAGATGGTGACCGGGCGAAGGAACAACAGTGCATACGACTCTGAAATAGACTCCGTGTCTGTGCTGAGCCAT GTCTGGGACAAGTGGAGAACAGGTTCGACAGCAGATGTGGTTGACCCATTGCTGGCCGAATCGGGGTACCCAGAAGGCGAGGTCCTCAACTGCATTGAGGTCGGGCTCCTATGCGTCCAGGAGAACCCGGCGGATCGGCCGGACGCCTCCGCAGTGGTGCTTATGCTCAGCAGTCCGACCTCCACTTCTGATGACAGGCGAGCCCCGTCCAGGCCAGCCTTCGCCTTCAGCTCCGGCATCACTGCTGCTGCCTCATACGATGGCCCAAGAGCCGCTTCTTGGAGTTCTGACAGTGTGCTGATTAGCAATCAGCAGCAGTTAGTGGCCGCAGTTTCGGAGAATGAGATGTCTATATCAGAGCTTCAGCCGAGGTAG
- the LOC136471804 gene encoding cysteine-rich receptor-like protein kinase 15 isoform X2 codes for MPSSPSRGSALLFFLAMVASLFTVVLSTDSKWTWFDCQSSSVAAASSTNSTFWSNVVALLDELPSAAVPTGVASLSRGNGTDRAFVRGICRGDSTAAQCATYVQNAALGIRSRCNTTRRAAIWYDDGSAVANPAPMFCFVSYADTNASTAYEDAYRQEFQNGAVVSNTVTFETTYNTLMSRLARQVVDGSATSSTAPMFATGAAVYDSTAPNGTMYGLLQCMRDRTAAECRKCLNDSVQRLPSCCSGHRGGLVLGYNCYLRMEVYPYYDLALDGTPLLAPAPAPSTFVGESRPDNSSSKEEDIGYFESEQLNLVVIRAATNNFSEENKLGEGGFGEVFKGTLQDGEEIAVKRLSKNSSQGFHELKNELVLAAKLKHRNLVQLLGVCLQEEKMLIYEYMPNRSLDTFLLDPVRRQQLDWSKRFAIICGIARGLLYLHDESRLKVIHRDLKPSNVLLDADMNPKISDFGIARAFHGDQSRDITRRPVGTLGYMAPEYAYWGHVSSKSDMFSFGVIILEMVTGRRNNSAYDSEIDSVSVLSHVWDKWRTGSTADVVDPLLAESGYPEGEVLNCIEVGLLCVQENPADRPDASAVVLMLSSPTSTSDDRRAPSRPAFAFSSGITAAASYDGPRAASWSSDSVLISNQQQLVAAVSENEMSISELQPR; via the exons ATGCCGTCGTCTCCATCCCGTGGCTCTGCCCTGCTCTTCTTCCTTGCCATGGTGGCGAGCCTCTTCACCGTCGTGCTATCCACGGACAGCAAGTGGACCTGGTTCGACTGCCAATCGTCGTCGGTGGCGGCCGCTTCTTCCACCAATAGCACGTTCTGGTCCAACGTCGTCGCGCTGCTGGACGAGCTCCCGTCGGCCGCGGTGCCCACGGGCGTCGCCTCCCTGTCCCGAGGCAACGGCACTGACCGCGCCTTTGTCCGCGGAATCTGCCGCGGCGACTCCACGGCAGCTCAGTGCGCCACGTACGTCCAGAACGCCGCGCTCGGCATCAGGAGCCGCTGCAATACCACCCGTCGCGCAGCCATCTGGTACGACGACGGCTCCGCTGTGGCAAATCCGGCGCCGATGTTCTGCTTCGTCAGCTACGCCGACACCAACGCGTCCACGGCCTACGAGGACGCGTACCGGCAGGAGTTCCAGAACGGCGCTGTGGTCTCCAACACGGTTACCTTCGAGACAACTTACAACACGCTCATGAGTAGGCTCGCCAGGCAAGTCGTCGATGGCTCCGCCACGTCATCGACGGCGCCCATGTTCGCAACAGGGGCGGCAGTGTATGATTCCACTGCACCCAATGGCACCATGTATGGGCTCCTGCAGTGCATGAGGGATCGGACGGCGGCGGAGTGCCGCAAGTGCTTGAATGACTCGGTGCAGCGGCTGCCGTCATGTTGCAGTGGTCACAGGGGCGGGCTTGTGCTCGGCTACAACTGCTACCTGCGCATGGAGGTCTACCCCTACTATGATCTGGCCCTCGATGGGACACCGCTTctagctccagctccagctccctCGACCTTCGTCGGAGAAAGTCGGCCAG ACAACAGTAGTAGCAAAGAAGAGGACATTGGATATTTTGAGTCCGAGCAACTTAATCTAGTTGTGATAAGAGCTGCAACAAACAATTTCTCGGAGGAAAACAAACTTGGAGAGGGAGGTTTTGGAGAAGTGTTCAAG GGTACATTACAGGACGGGGAAGAGATAGCTGTGAAGAGGCTTTCAAAGAATTCCTCACAGGGTTTCCACGAGCTTAAGAATGAACTCGTGCTGGCTGCCAAGCTCAAGCACAGGAACCTGGTGCAGCTCCTGGGGGTGTGCCTGCAAGAAGAGAAGATGCTCATCTATGAGTACATGCCCAACAGAAGCTTAGATACCTTCCTTCTTG ATCCAGTGAGACGGCAGCAGCTGGATTGGAGCAAGAGGTTTGCCATCATCTGTGGTATTGCACGGGGACTTCTCTACCTCCACGATGAGTCCCGCCTGAAGGTCATCCACAGAGATTTAAAGCCGAGCAATGTGTTGCTTGATGCGGATATGAACCCTAAAATTTCAGACTTTGGCATCGCTAGAGCTTTCCATGGAGACCAGTCTAGGGATATAACAAGACGACCTGTCGGAACCCT CGGGTACATGGCTCCAGAGTATGCCTACTGGGGGCATGTCTCCTCCAAGTCAGATATGTTCAGCTTCGGTGTTATAATCCTGGAGATGGTGACCGGGCGAAGGAACAACAGTGCATACGACTCTGAAATAGACTCCGTGTCTGTGCTGAGCCAT GTCTGGGACAAGTGGAGAACAGGTTCGACAGCAGATGTGGTTGACCCATTGCTGGCCGAATCGGGGTACCCAGAAGGCGAGGTCCTCAACTGCATTGAGGTCGGGCTCCTATGCGTCCAGGAGAACCCGGCGGATCGGCCGGACGCCTCCGCAGTGGTGCTTATGCTCAGCAGTCCGACCTCCACTTCTGATGACAGGCGAGCCCCGTCCAGGCCAGCCTTCGCCTTCAGCTCCGGCATCACTGCTGCTGCCTCATACGATGGCCCAAGAGCCGCTTCTTGGAGTTCTGACAGTGTGCTGATTAGCAATCAGCAGCAGTTAGTGGCCGCAGTTTCGGAGAATGAGATGTCTATATCAGAGCTTCAGCCGAGGTAG